The following are from one region of the Corylus avellana chromosome ca1, CavTom2PMs-1.0 genome:
- the LOC132171211 gene encoding GDSL esterase/lipase At1g29670-like: MERILLRKLCTNFMEMKGDIISMDMQLKNYQITLSQINKTLGNRNMSTAEYLSKCIFSVAIGTNDYITNYLFPQFYTTSRIFTPQQYAVVLNQQLSQQLQTLYKSGARKFALFGLTALGNIPMQRSSCGSGSNGSACVDNINNTTQLFNVGLKSLVAQLNTNLTNATSIFINASGIESIPPIASKVANVSCCETLLNLICVPFGKICSNRTNYKYWDGVHPTDALYAVYGERAYKAQSSSDVYPFDVNQLAQV; this comes from the exons atggagaggattctcCTCAGAAAATTGTGTACCAATTTTATGGAAATGAAA GGTGATATAATAAGCATGGATATGCAGTTGAAAAATTACCAAATTACGTTGTCGCAGATCAACAAGACGTTGGGAAACCGAAACATGTCAACCGCAGAGTACCTAAGCAAGTGCATATTCTCTGTTGCAATAGGTACTAACGACTACATTACCAACTACTTATTTCCACAGTTTTACACTACTAGCCGCATATTCACTCCACAACAATATGCTGTTGTTCTCAATCAACAATTATCTCAGCAGTTACAG ACTTTGTACAAGTCTGGGGCAAGGAAATTTGCCCTTTTCGGCCTGACTGCGTTAGGTAATATTCCAATGCAACGGAGTTCATGTGGAAGTGGAAGCAATGGCTCTGCATGTGTGGACAACATCAACAATACAACCCAACTTTTCAACGTTGGGCTTAAATCACTGGTGGCTCAACTCAATACCAATCTAACCAATGCAACTTCCATCTTCATAAATGCTTCTGGAATTGAGTCCATCCCACCTATAG CTTCCAAGGTTGCGAATGTTTCCTGCTGTGAAACATTGCTAAATTTAATATGCGTTCCATTTGGAAAGATATGCAGTAATCGGACCAACTATAAATATTGGGACGGAGTCCATCCGACTGACGCCCTATATGCGGTGTATGGGGAAAGAGCATACAAAGCCCAGTCTTCAAGTGATGTTTATCCGTTTGATGTCAACCAACTCGCACAAGTGTAG
- the LOC132166237 gene encoding GDSL esterase/lipase At1g29670-like: MASQLKSLFWMLLIFLLLSNLQQHCNAVGNPQVPCLYVFGDSLSDDGNNNNRLTLAKANYLPYGVDFPKGPTGRFSNGRNMLDVLAQNLGFDEYIPPFATARGEEILRGVNYASGSAGIRNETGRIYGDIISMDMQLKNYQITLSQINKTLGNRNMSTAEYLSKCIFSVAIGTNDYIANYLFPQFYTTSRIYTPQQYAVVLNQQLSQQLETLYKSGARKFALFGLTALGNIPFERSACGSGSSGSACVDNINNATQLFNVGLKSLVAQLNTNLTNATFIFINASGIESSPPIASKVANVSCCETLLNLICVPSGKICRNRTNYKYWDGVHPTDAVYAVYGERAYQAQSPSDVYPFDVNQLTQV, translated from the exons ATGGCATCTCAACTCAAGTCATTGTTTTGGATGCTTCTTATTTTCTTGCTGCTATCAAACTTGCAACAACATTGTAATGCAGTTGGAAATCCACAAGTACCTTGTCTCTACGTGTTCGGGGACTCCTTGTCGGATGATGGGAACAACAACAATCGTTTGACATTGGCAAAAGCCAATTATTTACCCTATGGAGTTGATTTCCCCAAGGGACCTACGGGAAGGTTTTCCAATGGTCGGAATATGCTCGATGTCCTTG CTCAAAATCTGGGATTCGATGAATACATCCCACCATTTGCTACTGCTAGAGGCGAGGAAATATTGAGAGGTGTCAATTATGCATCTGGTTCAGCTGGAATTCGCAATGAAACTGGAAGAATCTAC GGTGATATAATAAGCATGGATATGCAGTTGAAAAATTACCAAATTACGTTGTCGCAGATCAACAAGACGTTGGGAAATCGAAACATGTCAACCGCAGAGTACCTAAGCAAGTGCATATTCTCTGTTGCAATAGGTACTAACGACTACATTGCCAACTACTTATTTCCGCAGTTCTACACCACTAGCCGCATATACACTCCACAACAATATGCTGTTGTTCTCAATCAACAATTATCTCAGCAGTTAGAG ACTTTGTACAAGTCTGGGGCAAGGAAATTTGCCCTTTTCGGCCTGACTGCGTTAGGTAATATTCCATTTGAACGGAGTGCATGTGGAAGTGGAAGCAGTGGCTCTGCATGTGTGGACAACATCAACAATGCAACCCAACTTTTCAACGTTGGGCTTAAATCACTTGTGGCTCAACTCAATACCAATCTAACCAATGCTACTTTCATCTTCATAAATGCTTCTGGAATTGAGTCCAGCCCACCTATAG CTTCCAAGGTTGCGAATGTTTCTTGCTGTGAAACATTGCTAAATTTAATATGCGTTCCATCTGGAAAGATATGCCGTAATCGGACCAACTATAAATATTGGGACGGAGTCCATCCGACTGACGCCGTATATGCGGTGTATGGGGAAAGAGCATACCAAGCCCAGTCTCCAAGTGATGTTTATCCGTTCGATGTCAACCAACTCACACAAGTGTAG